The window TGGGTGTGGAAACAGGGATCGTATCTAGTGAAATTTTCAACACATCCAAAATGGTCAGCCGCATCATGGGCTTCCCCATTGCGTACAATAAGCCGATTGTCGGCCGTAATGCTTTCCAGCACGAAGCGGGTATCCATCAAGATGGGCTGCTGAAAAATCGCAATACGTACGAAATTATGGATCCGGAAAAGCTGGGCATTCCACGGTCCATGATCATCCTTGGTAAGCATTCAGGACGTCACGCGCTTAAACATCGCGCCCTACAATTTGGCATTGAGCTTACGGGCGAAGAACTGGATACACTGTATACCAGATTCAAAGAAAAAGCAGATGACCAGAAAATGGTGACTGACGATCAACTCATGGAACTTGTAGGCTCAACCGTTGATGGGCAAATGGAGCCATTTACTCTGACACATATGCAAGTCGTTTCCAGCAGTGATCGCAATCGGGTCGCATCCGTGTCGGTAAAGAACAATCAAACAGGTGTTGAAAATGTGTACTCGGGAACAGGTGAAGGACCGATTGAAGCAATCGTACAGTGCCTTCGACAAGCAATTCCGATGGCTGTGGATTTCTCCGATCTGGAGCTTCATTCGTTATCCACAGGTGAAAAAGCAACTGGAGAAGCTGAAGTCACTATCTCAGTGGGCGGCCAAACTTACAAAAATACAGGCATTGACCAGGATGTGCTTGTTGCGGTAGCGAAAGCTTTTATCTCAGCCTGCAACCAAGCCATTCGTATGCAAAATAGCGCAGCGGCTCCAACCGAAGCCACGACGGCGTGATAAACGACTAAACAATATCAAATTGTAAGAAAACTTAGATATATACACAGCTTGTGTGCAAAGTTATTCACATACCCTGTGTGCAATGTGCATAACTAGAGCAAACCCACGGTTACCAACGCTTTTAAAAGAATACGGAGAAGAATAACTTTTTCACATTTTTTTTGTGGACAATGTGGATAAGATTGTGGAAAACGAAGGAATTGTGCAGAGGGAGGCGGATTTTGCCTCTCTTTTTTTGTGGATAACGATGTGGATAAGTTATTGGGCGAAAATCATCCCACTTTAAATTATCGGAACAATCCGGCAGTGGATAGCTTTTCACTTGGATGAAAATGCTAAGAGAAAAAACTGTGGGTGAATACACATGAAACTAAAAATAGCAGGCATAGTTGTGGGTATCTTAACGTTATGGTTAGAGTTGTCCACAAGCGCGGAGGGAATACAAGCTGGAATCGACCCATCCATCCACAACGAAGTAAAGTCCAAGCAGGTAACGGTGGTTTCGATACCGGGTTTATCGTTTTTGGAGCTCCGGCCAGATCAACTAGTGGAACTGCCTCATTTACGTAAGCTGACGGAGTTAAGTGCAATTGGAGCTATGAATATTCGTACATCGAGCAGAACGATGAGAGACGTATATGTCTCTTTGGGAGCAGGGGCACCTTCCGTAGGAATCGCAGAAGTGCAGGCTTTTGCAGCAAAAGAAACCAGGCAAGGAATTCATTTTTTCGAACTTATGAATCGTTACATAGGCCGCTATGAGGAAGTTAAACCGATTGAGGCTGACGCTGTGCTCGTGCCTGACATCACGATGCTGCAGCGGGCTAATGAGAACCAAGCTTATGAACCAGGCACCCTAGGGGAATTTTTGAAGGAGTATGGAGTTTTTCGTTCCGTGCTGGGGAGCAGTGATTTGGGGAAGAGATCAGGCATTGAAGAAAAGAAATTGCGGCGCTTCAGCCCTCTTATGCTCATGGATTCCAATGGTTTTGTGGACAAAGGTGCAATCGGAGATGACGTGATAACTGTGGTTGTGGATAGACCGTACGGTGTTAGTACCAATTATGCACAATTGCGTTCTTTGTGGGAAAAAAGGATGCTGCCCGGCATTACACTCATTGAATTAGGTGATTTGTACAGACTTTACATGGATAAAGAGCATTACAACGAGGAACGTTTCACGCGGTTGAAAGGGCAAATATTGAGGGAAATGGATCAATGGTTAGGGCAAGTGGCCGCAGGAATGACGGAAGAGGAAAGCTTGTGGATTTTCTCTCCAGAGGTAAATAGTGAGGCGGCTAGAGCTAAAGCCTATTTATCTCCTCTCCTTCATTACACGACCGACAGCAGAGGAGCAATATTAGTTTCGGAATCTACTCGCAGGCAAGGTGTAGTCACGGCGCCAGATTTCACAAGTTCGCTGTTAAAAGAGTTCAACATCCCGGTCCCGAGTGAGCTGATGGGCATTCCTTTATCCTATATGGAGAAAAATGACGTTCTTGCTGGGCTTGTCAGTGAACAGAGCAGCATGCAAATGATTTACCGCAGTAGGCCGCTGCTGCTATATCCGTTTGTTACTTATGAAATGCTCGTATTGCTAATAAGTTTGATCTATGGCTTATGGATAAAAAGGAGAGCAGCAGACCCTGGGTATTTGGAAGGGGCAGTGCCTTGGCGCAGGATTGTGCGTACGCTGCTTTTCTCGTTGCTCACGGCGCCTGCTGTCATGCTGTTGATGGGCTGGTTGGTTGTTCCACTGACAACAAGAATAGGGATAGAAGGAACGATGCGGGTGCTGATTGCCTTTTTTATTGTGTCCACGCTGCTTATTTCTGTTGTTATGGAAAAATGCCGCCTATCCACAGCCATGATCTGGCTCGGCCTAGGGAGCGCTTTGATCATAACCCTGGATACCTGTACAGGAGCCTATGCCATGAAGTATTCCATTCTGGGTTATGATCCGATGATCGGCGCCCGCTACTACGGCATCGGGAATGAATACATGGGCGTCTTGATCGGCGCCCTCGTACTTGGCGTGACGGCGGCCTTGCAGCGCCGTCATGGGGGTGGGCAGCCCGCGCTGCTCACGTGCGGGGCGTTCTTGCTCGTGGCAGGGTGCCTGGCGGCACCGTCACTCGGCGCGAACGCGGGCGGCGCCTTGAGCGCCGCGGTCGCCTTTGGCGTAGCCGGCGCGCATTGCTTCGCCGGCGAACGTTGGCGCGAGCTGCGCCTAGGCAGGGGCGCAGCCCTGCTGTCGGCGCTGCTCGCGCTGGGGCTTGGGGCGCTGTGGCTCCTCAACAGCGCCGATTCTCCCGCGGCATTCGCGCGGGAGAGCCATGTCGGGCGCGCGTTTCACGCGCTGCACGCCGGGCACTTCGATCAGATCGGACAGCTGATCGAGCGCAAGCTGCGGATGAACGTGCACTTGCTTCGTGCATCCGCATGGAGCAAAGTGCTCATCACCAGTCTCTTCGTGATGGCTGTCCTTGTGCTCCGTCCCCGCGGCCGACTCCGCTTGTGGCAGCACAAATACCCGTACTGGATGTACGGGTTCTCGGCCAATATGATCGGAGCCATTGCAGCGCTGCTGCTTAACGACTCCGGCATTGTTGCAGCAGCGACGTTGATCATTTTCGTCGCTGTACCAATGCAGCTCCTTCGATTGCAGGAGCTAGAAACAGAAAATCCCCGCTCATAGGGACATGAATCCGCTGAGAGGTCGATTTAGATCCTCTCAGGCTGCCTCACGAGCGGAAATGCGTCTGAGAGGTCGAAATCATCGCTCTCAGCTCAGAAAAACCCCGCCGCTGAGGCATTGACCAGCTGAGAGGTCGTTTTAGATCCTCTCAGTCTGCTTCACGAGCAAAAATGCGTCTGAGAAGTCGAAATCATCGCTCTCAGCTCAGAAAAACCCCGCCACTGAAGCATTGACCAGCTGAGAGGTCGTTTTAGATTCTCTCAGGCTACCTCACGAGCGGAAATGCGTCTGAGAGGTCGAAATCATCGCTCTCAGCTCAGAAAAACCCCGCCACTGAAAGCATTGACCAGCTGAGAGGTCGTTTTAGATCCTCTCAGGCTACCTCACGGCCCAAATTCGCACGCTCAGTCCAACAAATTCTCGCTTCCGAGGCATTGATCCACTGAGTGATAACCTATCAAGCCAACAAAAGCTCCCACTCCTCATAACAAGCAGCGAGCGCAATCTTCCGCTCATCAACAGCAGCGGTCTTCTCTTGAACGAGCACATAGTTGTTATACACAGCAGGGTCAGCAAGCTCCGCCTCCAAGGCGGACACTTCATCTTCCAGTCGGGCGATATCGGACTCGAGCTGTTCCAGCTTGCGCTGGCGGCTGCGTTCTTCGCGCTTCGCAAGCTTGTCTGCTTCATACCCACCGCCACTCACAGGTTCACTTTTCCCAGCCGAACCACTGCCTCCAGCAGCCTTCTTCTCCGCTTCTTTAGCCAGACGCTTCGCTTCCATCTCGGCGAGCTCGGCCTTTTTCTCCACGTAATCGTCGTAGTTGCCAAGATAGCTCGTTAGCCCATCCTTCTGCAGATCGAGCATGCTCTCAGCCATCTTGTTCAGAAAGTAACGGTCATGAGAGATGAAGAGGAGAGTGCCCTCGTAGTCCATCAATGCCGATTCCAAAACCTCTTTACTGTACAAATCCAAATGGTTGGTAGGCTCATCGAGGATCAAAACATTCGCTTTTTGCAGCATCAGCTTGGCTAAGGCTACGCGGGCCTTTTCCCCGCCGCTTAAGGCAGCGACTTTTTTGAAAACATCTTCACCGCTAAAAAGAAAGCTCCCGAGCACAGTCCGAATGCGTGCTTCTTCCAGATGCGGATACGTATTCCACACTTCTTCCAGCACATTGTTGGTAGGGGTCAGTCCTGTTTGCTCCTGATCGTAATAGCCAATTGTGACGCCAGCGCCCCACTTGAAGGTGCCTGCGTCTTGTTTGTGCTGACCAATTAATGTTTTGAGCAAGGTGGATTTACCCACACCGTTGGGTCCAATGAGTGCAGCGGTTTCCGAACGACGAAGCTGGAAGGAGACGCCATCGAGCAATCGGTTTTTTCCATCATAGGAAAGCGCTAATCGATCAACCTGCAGCACTTCCTTGCCGGAGGTCTGCTCGATTTCAAAAGAAAACGAAGCCCGCTTCAAATCCCCCATCGGCTTATCGAGTCGATCCATTTTTTCGAGCTGCTTGCGGCGGCTCTGCGCTCTCTTCGTCGTGGAAGCACGCACAATGTTGCGCTGAACAAAATCCTCCAGCTTGGAAATTTCATCCTGCTGCTTCTCGAACTGCTTCATTTCGATCTCATAATTAGCTTCTTTAATCTCGATGAATCGGGAGTAGTTCCCGGTATATCGTTTGGAAGCATTTCGCTCAATTTCATAAATAGATGTCACCAAAGCATCCAGGAAAAAACGGTCATGAGACACGACCAGAATAGCGCCCGGATAGCCGCGTAAATAACCTTCCAGCCAAGTTAGCGTTGGAATGTCCAAATGGTTCGTCGGCTCATCGAGCATCAGAAGATCGGGTTCTTCGAGCAGCATTTTGGCAAGTGCAAGCCTTGTTTTCTGACCGCCGCTAAGCGTTTTGACTAACGTATCCGGAGGATACTGACCGAAGCCCATCCCGTGCAAAATGCCGCGGATTTTCGCTTCAATTTCATAGCCCCCATGTTCACGGAACCATTCGGAGTGCAAAGCGTAACGATTCATCGTAGTTTCGTACTTTTTTTCGTCCGAGATCAAATTAGGGTCTGCCATTAATGCTTCAAGCTCACGAAGCTCTCGCTCTGTTTCCAGCAAGGAGCTAAACACGCTGAGCAGCTCGTTCCAGATAGACTTGTCCGTTTGCAGTCCGCTGTTTTGCTTCAAATAGCCGATTTTCGTTTCCTTCGCCTTAAATAAGTCACCGCTGTCATAGGACATTTCGCCGGCAATAATTTGGAGCAGCGTCGATTTACCGGCGCCATTCACGCCAACTAAACCGATCCGTTCTCTGTTTTCAATTTGAAGCGTTATATTGGAGAGTACGGAACGTACCCCATAGCTTTTTGAAATGTTAGAAACCTGTAATAGCATCTGCTGCTACCTCCTGCTTATTAATGAAAGGACCTGTCCAAGCCCGTCCTTTCGCCCTCTTATAAATCCCATCAATTCACTAGTATACACCATGCGAGGCGGCATCGTATGCTTAATTTTGCATAAATCAGCATGGGTGGGGGATGGGTAAATGGTACTTTTGAGGCATGCTAAGCATATAAGCTAT is drawn from Paenibacillus sp. V4I7 and contains these coding sequences:
- a CDS encoding 2-isopropylmalate synthase, translating into MEINNTNTNRRIRIFDTTLRDGEQAPGASLYPEEKIRIARQLAKMGVDTIEPGFPISSPGDFQAVQQISRELQSIEICGFARAVKADIDSAVKATQDAASRRIHMFLSSSDIHLDFQLRKSRQQVVEMARSMVAYTKQFVDRIEFSPMDATRTGDEFLFEVLEAVIAEGATILNIPDTVGYALPEEYGAMFRRVRQSVRGGDTVEYSAHCHNDLGLAVANSLAAIAAGVTHVEVTVNGVGERAGNCSLEELVMAIETRKQTMGVETGIVSSEIFNTSKMVSRIMGFPIAYNKPIVGRNAFQHEAGIHQDGLLKNRNTYEIMDPEKLGIPRSMIILGKHSGRHALKHRALQFGIELTGEELDTLYTRFKEKADDQKMVTDDQLMELVGSTVDGQMEPFTLTHMQVVSSSDRNRVASVSVKNNQTGVENVYSGTGEGPIEAIVQCLRQAIPMAVDFSDLELHSLSTGEKATGEAEVTISVGGQTYKNTGIDQDVLVAVAKAFISACNQAIRMQNSAAAPTEATTA
- a CDS encoding ABC-F family ATP-binding cassette domain-containing protein, with the protein product MLLQVSNISKSYGVRSVLSNITLQIENRERIGLVGVNGAGKSTLLQIIAGEMSYDSGDLFKAKETKIGYLKQNSGLQTDKSIWNELLSVFSSLLETERELRELEALMADPNLISDEKKYETTMNRYALHSEWFREHGGYEIEAKIRGILHGMGFGQYPPDTLVKTLSGGQKTRLALAKMLLEEPDLLMLDEPTNHLDIPTLTWLEGYLRGYPGAILVVSHDRFFLDALVTSIYEIERNASKRYTGNYSRFIEIKEANYEIEMKQFEKQQDEISKLEDFVQRNIVRASTTKRAQSRRKQLEKMDRLDKPMGDLKRASFSFEIEQTSGKEVLQVDRLALSYDGKNRLLDGVSFQLRRSETAALIGPNGVGKSTLLKTLIGQHKQDAGTFKWGAGVTIGYYDQEQTGLTPTNNVLEEVWNTYPHLEEARIRTVLGSFLFSGEDVFKKVAALSGGEKARVALAKLMLQKANVLILDEPTNHLDLYSKEVLESALMDYEGTLLFISHDRYFLNKMAESMLDLQKDGLTSYLGNYDDYVEKKAELAEMEAKRLAKEAEKKAAGGSGSAGKSEPVSGGGYEADKLAKREERSRQRKLEQLESDIARLEDEVSALEAELADPAVYNNYVLVQEKTAAVDERKIALAACYEEWELLLA